One genomic region from Neisseria weaveri encodes:
- the lon gene encoding endopeptidase La, translating into MATDKHLEEYGTLATLPLRDVVVYPHMVLPLFVGRAKSIAALDMAMENDELVFLLAQKDAGIEEPEITDLHTMGTVARVLQVLKLPDGTVKVLVEGIRRARAVSVEDTGELFVADTETVQEGDFDGADMEALRRTLLSQFEQFAKLNKKIPTEVVNTIHGITENGRLADTVAAHLQLKLEQRQEILETTDIAERIECLLARLEAELDIMQVEKRIRGRVKRQMEKSQREYYLNEQVKAIQKELGEEDERGELEALEKQIKEAGMSKEAEEKCLSELKKLKMMPPMSAESTVVRNYIDTLLELPWKKKSRVSKDLAKADLVLDADHYGLEKVKERILEYLAVQKRMDKIKGPILCLVGPPGVGKTSLGESIAKATGRKYVRMALGGVRDESEIRGHRRTYIGSMPGKILQNMAKAGVKNPLFLLDEIDKLGSDFRGDPASALLEVLDPEQNNSFSDHYAEVDYDLSDVMFIATSNSLNIPPALLDRMEIIRLSGYTEDEKINIAMQYLVPKQMKRNGVKEGELVIDESAVRGIIRYYTREAGVRSLDREIAKICRKVVMKITLEQDKKAAAPARGRLKKTHVIKVDADNLHDYLGVRRFDYGVAEDENRIGQVTGLAWTEVGGELLTVEAVALQGKGTIQCTGQLGDVMKESVSAAWSVVRSRAQAVGLAPDFYEKRDIHVHVPEGATPKDGPSAGIAMTLAMVSAFTKIPVRADVAMTGEITLRGEVLAIGGLKEKLLAALRGGIKHVLIPNDNVKDLEEIPDNVKEGLTIHPVKWIDEVLSLGLEYQPEPWQEADSAETLSGTVRKSRAKATKH; encoded by the coding sequence ATGGCAACAGATAAGCATTTAGAGGAATACGGCACATTGGCAACACTGCCTTTGAGAGATGTGGTTGTGTATCCGCATATGGTACTGCCGTTGTTTGTAGGACGTGCCAAATCGATTGCCGCTTTGGATATGGCGATGGAAAACGACGAGCTGGTTTTCCTGTTGGCCCAAAAAGATGCGGGCATTGAAGAGCCGGAAATTACAGACCTGCATACTATGGGTACGGTAGCCCGAGTATTGCAGGTATTGAAATTGCCTGACGGTACGGTAAAAGTTTTGGTTGAGGGTATACGTCGCGCACGTGCAGTTTCGGTTGAAGATACAGGTGAGTTGTTTGTTGCTGATACCGAGACTGTACAAGAGGGCGATTTCGATGGCGCAGACATGGAAGCGTTACGCAGAACCTTGTTGTCGCAATTCGAGCAGTTTGCCAAATTGAATAAGAAAATTCCCACGGAAGTGGTCAACACGATTCATGGTATTACCGAGAACGGCAGGTTGGCAGACACGGTTGCCGCTCATTTGCAATTGAAGCTCGAGCAGCGTCAGGAAATTTTGGAAACTACCGATATTGCCGAACGTATCGAGTGCTTGTTGGCCCGTTTGGAAGCCGAACTTGACATCATGCAAGTCGAGAAGCGTATCCGTGGCCGTGTAAAACGCCAGATGGAAAAATCGCAGCGCGAGTATTACCTCAACGAGCAAGTGAAAGCGATTCAAAAAGAATTGGGCGAGGAAGACGAGCGCGGCGAACTCGAAGCTTTGGAAAAACAAATCAAAGAAGCCGGTATGAGCAAAGAGGCTGAAGAAAAATGTTTGTCCGAACTGAAAAAGCTGAAAATGATGCCGCCAATGTCGGCAGAATCTACCGTCGTGCGCAACTACATCGACACCTTGCTTGAACTGCCGTGGAAGAAAAAATCACGCGTCAGCAAAGACTTGGCAAAAGCCGATTTGGTATTGGATGCCGATCACTACGGCTTGGAAAAAGTCAAAGAGCGCATTTTGGAATATTTAGCCGTGCAAAAACGCATGGATAAAATCAAAGGCCCGATTTTGTGTTTGGTAGGCCCTCCGGGCGTAGGTAAAACTTCGCTGGGAGAGTCTATCGCCAAAGCAACAGGCCGCAAATATGTGCGCATGGCTTTGGGCGGTGTGCGCGATGAAAGCGAAATCCGCGGCCACAGACGCACTTACATCGGTTCTATGCCGGGCAAGATTTTGCAGAATATGGCCAAAGCCGGTGTGAAAAACCCCTTGTTCCTGCTTGATGAAATCGACAAACTCGGCAGCGATTTCCGTGGCGATCCTGCAAGCGCATTGTTGGAAGTGCTTGATCCCGAGCAAAACAATTCGTTCTCGGATCATTACGCAGAAGTCGATTACGACTTGAGCGACGTGATGTTTATCGCTACGTCCAACAGCCTGAACATTCCGCCTGCGCTGCTTGACCGTATGGAGATCATCCGCCTGTCGGGTTATACCGAAGACGAGAAAATCAACATTGCCATGCAATACCTCGTACCCAAGCAAATGAAGCGCAACGGCGTGAAAGAAGGCGAACTGGTGATTGACGAAAGTGCGGTACGCGGCATTATCCGCTACTACACCCGAGAAGCCGGTGTGCGCTCGCTTGACCGTGAAATTGCCAAAATCTGTCGCAAAGTAGTGATGAAGATTACTTTGGAACAAGATAAAAAAGCTGCTGCACCTGCAAGAGGCCGTCTGAAAAAAACGCATGTTATCAAAGTTGATGCTGATAATCTGCATGACTATCTGGGTGTTCGCCGATTTGATTACGGCGTGGCCGAAGATGAAAACCGTATCGGCCAAGTTACCGGTTTGGCTTGGACGGAAGTGGGCGGTGAATTGCTCACTGTCGAAGCGGTGGCTTTGCAGGGTAAAGGTACGATCCAATGTACAGGCCAATTGGGCGATGTGATGAAAGAGTCTGTGTCTGCAGCTTGGAGTGTGGTTCGTTCTCGTGCACAAGCAGTCGGTTTGGCTCCTGATTTTTATGAAAAACGGGATATCCATGTCCATGTTCCGGAGGGTGCAACACCTAAAGACGGCCCGAGTGCAGGTATTGCGATGACTTTGGCGATGGTATCCGCTTTTACGAAAATTCCGGTGCGTGCAGACGTAGCCATGACCGGTGAGATTACACTGCGCGGAGAAGTATTGGCGATTGGGGGCTTGAAAGAGAAACTTTTAGCGGCGCTGAGAGGTGGCATCAAGCATGTATTGATACCTAACGACAACGTGAAAGACTTGGAAGAAATCCCTGATAATGTTAAAGAAGGGTTGACTATCCATCCTGTGAAATGGATTGACGAGGTCTTGTCATTGGGTTTGGAGTATCAGCCTGAGCCGTGGCAAGAAGCGGATTCCGCCGAGACATTATCCGGTACGGTCAGGAAGTCAAGGGCTAAAGCCACAAAACACTGA
- a CDS encoding HP0495 family protein codes for MSDDKTSLIEFPCVFPLKVMGQQHPDFSLAVLETVRIHAPDTHEGHISTRPSSKGNYISATVKVSVNNQEQLDNIYRALTSHELVKVVL; via the coding sequence ATGTCTGACGACAAAACTTCATTAATCGAGTTCCCTTGCGTTTTTCCGCTCAAAGTCATGGGACAACAACATCCTGATTTTTCCCTAGCAGTCTTGGAAACCGTACGTATACATGCTCCCGATACACACGAAGGCCATATCAGCACCCGTCCGAGCAGCAAAGGCAACTATATCAGCGCAACCGTAAAAGTCAGTGTTAACAACCAAGAACAACTGGACAACATTTACCGCGCGCTCACCTCCCACGAGCTTGTCAAAGTAGTGCTGTAA
- the lipB gene encoding lipoyl(octanoyl) transferase LipB, which yields MKTVQLGLTDYQPVFEAMKTFNAERTDTTEDELWVVEHPPVFTQGLAGKPEHLLLHSDIPVVQIDRGGQITYHGPGQLVVYTLIDFKRRKTSVRNIVTALENSIIDTLNEYGIRAAADPQRPGVYVGGRKIASLGLRIKNGSVYHGLALNIDMDLSPFRYINPCGYAGMEMVQMADFINPCPPFAEVAEKLTAHLQQKLEPPPAEAV from the coding sequence ATGAAAACCGTACAACTGGGGCTTACCGACTACCAACCGGTATTCGAAGCCATGAAAACCTTCAATGCCGAACGTACCGACACCACCGAAGACGAATTGTGGGTAGTCGAACACCCGCCCGTGTTCACACAAGGCTTGGCAGGCAAACCCGAGCATCTATTGCTGCACAGCGATATCCCCGTCGTACAAATCGACCGCGGCGGCCAAATCACCTACCACGGCCCCGGCCAGCTGGTTGTTTACACCCTGATCGACTTCAAACGCCGTAAAACCAGCGTGCGCAACATCGTTACCGCGCTCGAAAACAGCATCATCGACACCTTAAACGAATACGGCATCCGCGCCGCAGCCGACCCGCAACGCCCCGGCGTATATGTCGGCGGGCGTAAAATCGCTTCTTTAGGGCTGCGGATTAAAAACGGCTCGGTATATCACGGTTTGGCTTTGAACATCGATATGGATTTGTCGCCGTTTCGATATATCAATCCCTGCGGCTATGCCGGTATGGAGATGGTTCAGATGGCCGATTTCATCAACCCTTGCCCACCGTTTGCCGAGGTGGCCGAAAAACTGACCGCCCATTTGCAGCAAAAATTGGAACCTCCGCCAGCAGAGGCCGTCTGA
- a CDS encoding metallophosphoesterase family protein: protein MRLALISDIHGNLPALEAVATDIRRRGCDVVSNLGDSLSGPLWPKETAQFLMAENWPTVAGNHERQLLTQSTAKQSLSDRFASLQLGQPEWAWLAALPAILPLTEDILLCHGSPHGDKVYLMESIVNGRTVLSAEKEIRQRLGDTRAAVIACGHTHIPRSLHIDDMLLINPGSVGLQAYEDDQPPHVVENGSPHARYAVIEKRQNTWTTEHFAIPYPYGVAVAKAQKEHRTDWAYALQYGRTPPAHTLPASTLTVNPEYQP from the coding sequence ATGCGTTTAGCCTTGATTTCCGACATACACGGCAACCTGCCGGCCTTGGAAGCCGTTGCCACCGACATCCGTCGGCGCGGCTGCGATGTCGTGTCCAATTTGGGTGACAGCCTTTCCGGCCCGTTGTGGCCTAAGGAAACAGCACAATTTCTCATGGCCGAAAACTGGCCGACGGTTGCAGGCAACCACGAACGCCAGCTGCTCACCCAGTCTACCGCCAAACAAAGCCTTTCCGACCGTTTCGCCTCCCTGCAACTGGGGCAGCCTGAATGGGCGTGGCTCGCCGCCCTGCCTGCCATTCTGCCGTTAACCGAAGATATCCTGCTCTGCCACGGTAGCCCGCACGGCGATAAGGTTTATTTGATGGAATCCATCGTCAACGGCCGGACGGTTTTATCTGCTGAAAAAGAAATCCGCCAACGCTTGGGCGATACCCGTGCCGCCGTTATAGCTTGCGGCCACACCCACATACCGCGCAGCCTCCATATCGACGATATGTTGCTGATTAACCCCGGCAGCGTCGGCCTGCAAGCCTATGAGGACGACCAACCTCCCCATGTGGTGGAAAACGGCTCGCCCCACGCGCGCTATGCCGTGATTGAAAAGCGGCAAAACACTTGGACAACCGAACATTTCGCCATACCCTACCCCTACGGCGTGGCAGTTGCCAAAGCACAAAAAGAACACCGCACCGATTGGGCTTATGCTTTACAATACGGCCGTACACCGCCGGCGCATACCCTGCCGGCCAGCACCCTAACCGTTAACCCGGAATATCAGCCATGA
- the lipA gene encoding lipoyl synthase — protein MNNETVKLNNAQGVKHKGAAKTARIPIKVVPLEEKLKKPEWIRAKLPTGKKFFEIKNILRDQKMHTVCEEASCPNIGECFSKGTATFMIMGDICTRRCPFCDVGHGRPNPLDPEEPKNLAESVAAMNLRYVVITSVDRDDLRDGGAQHFADCISAIREKSPNTKIEILVPDFRGRLDIALEILSRTPPDVMNHNLETHPRLYKQARPGSDYKHSLELLRRYKEMQPDIPTKSGIMVGLGETDEEVREIMRDMREHNIEMITVGQYLQPSDGHLPVLRYVTPAQFKEFEKEAYEMGFTNAAIGAMVRSSYHADEQASLALRKDVTNKQP, from the coding sequence ATGAACAACGAAACCGTCAAATTAAACAACGCTCAAGGCGTGAAGCATAAAGGTGCCGCCAAAACCGCGCGCATCCCCATCAAAGTCGTACCGCTGGAAGAAAAACTCAAAAAACCCGAATGGATCCGCGCCAAGCTGCCTACCGGTAAAAAGTTTTTCGAAATCAAAAATATCTTGCGCGACCAAAAAATGCATACCGTTTGCGAAGAAGCCAGCTGCCCCAATATCGGCGAATGTTTCAGCAAAGGTACTGCCACCTTTATGATTATGGGTGATATTTGCACCCGCCGTTGCCCGTTTTGCGACGTCGGCCACGGACGCCCCAATCCGCTCGACCCCGAAGAACCCAAGAACCTTGCGGAGTCGGTAGCCGCCATGAATTTACGTTATGTGGTGATTACTTCGGTTGACCGCGACGACTTGCGCGACGGCGGCGCACAGCATTTTGCCGACTGTATCAGCGCCATCCGTGAAAAAAGCCCCAACACCAAAATCGAAATTCTTGTACCGGACTTCCGCGGCCGTTTGGATATCGCTCTGGAGATTCTCTCGCGCACGCCGCCCGATGTGATGAACCACAATCTCGAAACCCATCCGCGTTTGTATAAACAGGCGCGCCCCGGTTCCGATTACAAACACTCGCTCGAACTGCTGCGCCGCTACAAAGAAATGCAGCCCGACATCCCCACCAAATCCGGCATCATGGTCGGCTTGGGCGAAACCGACGAAGAAGTGCGCGAAATCATGCGCGATATGCGTGAACACAACATCGAAATGATTACCGTCGGCCAATACCTGCAACCTTCAGACGGCCACCTGCCCGTTTTGCGCTATGTAACGCCCGCGCAATTCAAAGAGTTTGAAAAAGAAGCCTACGAAATGGGCTTTACCAACGCCGCCATCGGCGCCATGGTCCGCTCAAGCTACCATGCCGACGAACAGGCTTCATTGGCATTGCGCAAAGATGTTACCAACAAACAACCTTAA
- the recA gene encoding recombinase RecA, whose protein sequence is MSDEKSKALAAALAQIEKNFGKGSIMKMDGSHKDENLEVISTGSLGLDLALGVGGLPRGRIVEIFGPESSGKTTLCLEAIAQCQKNGGTCAFIDAENAFDPIYARKLGVKVEELLVSQPDTGEQALEICDMLVRSGGVDMVVVDSVAALVPKAEIEGEMGDSHVGLQARLMSQALRKLTGHIKKTNTLVVFINQIRMKIGVMFGSPETTTGGNALKFYASVRLDIRRTGSIKKGDDVLGNETKVKVIKNKVAPPFRQAEFDILYGEGISWEGELVDLGVKYDIVEKSGAWYSYNGAKIGQGKDNVRVWLKENPEVANEIDAKIRAKVGVSVQITEGTLDDTDGEQPEE, encoded by the coding sequence ATGTCAGACGAAAAAAGCAAAGCATTAGCCGCCGCGCTCGCGCAAATCGAAAAAAACTTCGGCAAAGGCTCCATCATGAAGATGGACGGCAGCCATAAAGACGAAAATTTAGAAGTCATCTCCACCGGCTCGCTCGGTTTGGACTTGGCTCTCGGCGTGGGCGGTTTGCCGCGCGGCCGTATCGTCGAAATCTTCGGCCCCGAATCATCCGGTAAAACCACCCTGTGTTTGGAAGCCATCGCCCAATGCCAGAAAAACGGCGGCACCTGCGCCTTTATCGATGCCGAGAACGCATTCGACCCCATCTACGCCCGCAAACTCGGCGTAAAAGTGGAAGAGCTGCTGGTTTCCCAACCCGACACCGGCGAGCAGGCGCTTGAAATCTGCGACATGCTGGTACGCTCCGGCGGCGTGGATATGGTCGTGGTCGATTCCGTTGCCGCACTCGTGCCCAAAGCCGAAATCGAAGGCGAAATGGGCGACAGCCACGTCGGCCTGCAAGCCCGCCTGATGAGCCAAGCCTTGCGCAAACTCACCGGCCACATCAAAAAAACCAATACCTTAGTCGTATTCATCAACCAAATCCGCATGAAAATCGGCGTGATGTTCGGCAGCCCCGAAACCACCACCGGCGGTAACGCGCTGAAATTCTACGCCTCCGTGCGCCTCGACATCCGCCGCACCGGTTCCATCAAAAAAGGCGACGACGTTTTGGGTAACGAAACCAAAGTCAAAGTCATCAAAAACAAAGTCGCCCCGCCCTTCCGTCAAGCCGAATTCGACATCCTTTACGGCGAAGGCATCAGCTGGGAAGGCGAACTGGTCGATTTGGGCGTGAAATACGATATCGTTGAAAAATCAGGCGCATGGTACAGCTATAACGGAGCTAAAATCGGCCAAGGCAAAGACAACGTGCGCGTATGGCTGAAAGAAAATCCCGAAGTAGCCAACGAAATCGACGCCAAAATCCGTGCCAAAGTCGGTGTAAGCGTTCAAATCACCGAAGGCACGCTGGACGATACCGACGGCGAACAGCCTGAAGAATAA
- the trpE gene encoding anthranilate synthase component I: protein MITKQEYQAQAAAGYNRIPLVQELLADLDTPLSLYLKLANQPYTYLLESVVGGERFGRYSFIGLPCRTYLKASGKHVDVYQDGQIIEQYEGNPLHFIETFHQRFKTPEIPGLPRFTGGLVGYFGYETIYHFEHFAHRFQNSNKPDTIGTPDILLMLSQELAVVDNLSGKIYLIVYADPTVSDGYEQARERLEDLRTRLRQSCAIPLSLGSLKTEPEHETGEARYKEYVRKIREYILDGDCMQVVPSQRMKQKFTDNPLSLYRALRTLNPSPYMFYYDFGDFHVVGSSPEILVRRERDNIIVRPIAGTRLRGKTPAEDLANEQDLLGDAKEIAEHVMLIDLGRNDVGRVSETGEVKVTDKMIIERYSHVMHIVSNVEGRLKNNIDNMQILAATFPAGTLSGAPKVRALEIIEELEPNKRCIYGGAVGCWSFNNDMDLAIAIRTAVIKDQTLYVQSGGGIVADSDEEAEWQETQNKARAVLRAAQMVQEGLDR, encoded by the coding sequence ATGATTACCAAACAAGAATACCAAGCCCAAGCCGCCGCAGGTTACAACCGCATTCCGCTGGTTCAAGAGCTGCTGGCCGACCTCGACACCCCGCTTTCCCTCTACCTCAAACTCGCCAACCAGCCCTACACCTACCTGCTCGAATCCGTGGTCGGCGGCGAACGCTTCGGGCGGTATTCCTTCATCGGCCTGCCCTGTCGCACTTATCTGAAAGCATCGGGCAAACACGTCGATGTGTACCAAGACGGCCAAATCATCGAACAATACGAAGGCAACCCGCTGCATTTCATCGAAACCTTCCACCAACGGTTCAAAACACCCGAAATCCCCGGCCTGCCCCGCTTCACCGGCGGCTTGGTCGGCTACTTCGGCTACGAAACCATCTACCATTTCGAGCACTTCGCCCACCGCTTCCAAAACAGCAACAAACCCGACACCATCGGCACGCCCGACATCCTGCTGATGCTCTCGCAAGAACTCGCCGTCGTCGATAACCTCAGCGGCAAAATCTACCTCATCGTCTATGCCGACCCCACCGTTTCAGACGGCTACGAACAAGCCCGCGAACGGCTGGAAGACCTGCGCACCCGCCTGCGCCAAAGCTGCGCCATCCCCCTTTCGCTCGGCAGCCTCAAAACCGAACCGGAACACGAAACCGGCGAAGCACGCTACAAAGAATACGTGCGCAAAATCCGCGAATACATTCTCGACGGCGACTGCATGCAAGTCGTGCCCAGCCAGCGCATGAAGCAGAAATTTACCGACAACCCGCTCAGCCTCTACCGCGCCCTGCGCACGCTCAACCCCTCGCCGTATATGTTTTACTACGACTTCGGCGATTTCCACGTCGTCGGCTCGTCTCCCGAAATCCTCGTGCGCCGCGAACGCGACAATATCATCGTCCGCCCCATCGCCGGCACCCGCCTGCGCGGCAAAACCCCCGCCGAAGATTTGGCCAACGAACAAGATTTGCTGGGCGACGCCAAAGAAATCGCCGAACATGTGATGCTGATTGATTTAGGCAGAAACGACGTCGGCCGCGTCAGCGAAACCGGCGAAGTCAAAGTAACCGACAAAATGATCATCGAACGCTATTCGCACGTGATGCACATCGTTTCCAACGTAGAAGGCCGTCTGAAAAACAATATCGACAACATGCAGATACTCGCCGCCACCTTCCCTGCCGGCACCCTGTCCGGCGCTCCCAAAGTGCGTGCGCTCGAAATCATCGAAGAACTCGAACCCAACAAACGCTGCATCTACGGCGGTGCCGTCGGCTGCTGGAGCTTCAACAACGACATGGACTTAGCCATCGCCATCCGCACCGCCGTGATTAAAGACCAAACCCTGTATGTGCAAAGCGGCGGCGGCATCGTGGCCGATTCCGACGAAGAAGCCGAATGGCAGGAAACCCAAAACAAAGCCCGCGCGGTATTGCGGGCGGCACAGATGGTGCAGGAAGGGTTGGATAGATAA
- a CDS encoding 5-(carboxyamino)imidazole ribonucleotide synthase has translation MKTLPILPPANLGILGGGQLGRMFAVAAKTMGYRVTVLDPDPNAPAAAFADRHLCADFDDEAALNELAKCAAVTTEFENVNADAMRFLAQHTVVSPSGDCVAIAQNRIQEKAWIQKAGLQTAPYQAVCKPEDITEASAAFLPGILKTATLGYDGKGQIRVKTLSELKAAFAEHGGVDCVLEKMVDLRGEISVIVCRLNSDNVQTFDPAENIHENGILAYSIVPARLSADVQQQAQQMARRLADELDYVGVLAVEMFVVGDTNELIVNEIAPRPHNSGHHTLDACAADQFQQQVRIMCGLPPADTRLLSSCCMANILGGMWGEGGSEPNWLPLQNHPRAHLHLYGKKSARVGRKMGHFTVLAADAEQAFEAATRLHQSLPDT, from the coding sequence ATGAAAACTCTACCAATTCTCCCCCCCGCCAACCTCGGTATTCTCGGCGGCGGTCAGCTCGGCCGTATGTTCGCCGTAGCCGCCAAAACCATGGGCTACCGAGTTACCGTGCTCGACCCCGATCCCAACGCGCCGGCCGCCGCCTTTGCCGACCGCCATTTGTGCGCCGATTTCGACGACGAGGCCGCCTTAAACGAGTTGGCCAAATGCGCCGCCGTTACCACCGAATTTGAAAACGTCAACGCCGATGCCATGCGTTTTTTGGCACAACATACTGTGGTTTCGCCCAGCGGCGACTGCGTGGCCATCGCACAAAACCGCATTCAGGAAAAAGCATGGATTCAAAAAGCCGGCCTGCAAACCGCACCATATCAGGCCGTCTGCAAACCTGAAGACATCACCGAAGCCAGCGCTGCCTTTCTGCCCGGCATCCTCAAAACCGCCACATTGGGCTACGACGGCAAAGGCCAAATCCGCGTCAAAACCTTGAGCGAACTGAAAGCCGCGTTTGCCGAACACGGCGGCGTAGATTGCGTGTTGGAAAAAATGGTGGACTTACGCGGCGAAATTTCCGTGATCGTATGCCGTCTGAACAGCGACAACGTGCAAACCTTCGACCCCGCCGAAAACATCCACGAAAACGGCATTCTCGCCTACTCCATCGTTCCCGCCCGCTTGAGCGCGGATGTCCAACAGCAAGCGCAACAGATGGCGCGCCGCTTGGCAGACGAACTGGATTACGTCGGCGTATTGGCGGTGGAAATGTTTGTAGTCGGCGATACAAACGAATTGATCGTCAACGAAATCGCCCCGCGCCCGCATAACAGTGGCCACCACACCCTTGATGCCTGCGCCGCCGACCAATTTCAGCAACAAGTACGCATCATGTGCGGCCTGCCGCCCGCCGACACCCGTTTATTGTCAAGCTGCTGCATGGCCAATATTCTGGGCGGCATGTGGGGCGAAGGCGGCAGCGAGCCAAATTGGCTGCCGCTGCAAAACCACCCGCGCGCGCACTTGCATCTATACGGCAAAAAATCTGCCCGCGTCGGCAGAAAAATGGGGCATTTCACCGTACTGGCTGCCGATGCCGAGCAGGCATTCGAAGCGGCAACCCGGCTGCACCAAAGTTTACCGGACACATAA
- a CDS encoding GNAT family N-acetyltransferase — MSLITVLRPATADDCEHIYNAHCYSVQYTCARSYDNRILEAWRELLRPDSYLETLADPNKTLWIIEYKGHIQGFFQLDYKTAELDALYVHPFVHNQGLGTALLHRAEELAAEAGLCFLKLYASLNSIAFYKLNGYESLGEAILPLNPEVTVECQLMRKYL; from the coding sequence ATGAGCCTGATTACCGTACTCCGTCCCGCTACCGCCGATGATTGCGAGCATATCTACAATGCACACTGCTATTCGGTGCAATATACCTGTGCACGCAGCTACGACAACCGTATTTTAGAAGCATGGCGCGAGCTGCTCAGACCGGACAGCTATCTCGAAACCTTGGCTGATCCCAATAAAACCCTATGGATTATCGAATACAAAGGGCATATTCAAGGTTTTTTCCAATTGGACTATAAAACCGCCGAATTGGATGCTTTGTATGTCCACCCGTTTGTCCATAATCAAGGCTTGGGCACGGCGCTGCTCCACCGCGCGGAAGAGCTGGCCGCCGAAGCAGGTTTGTGTTTCTTAAAACTTTATGCCTCGCTGAATTCCATTGCCTTTTACAAACTCAACGGCTACGAATCCTTGGGCGAAGCGATTTTGCCGCTCAATCCCGAAGTGACCGTCGAATGCCAGTTGATGCGCAAGTATTTATAA
- the upp gene encoding uracil phosphoribosyltransferase, whose product MNITIIDHPLVKHKLTLMREAECSTYKFRTLTTELARLMAYEASRDFATEKYIIDGWCGEIEGERIKGKTLTVVPILRAGLGMLDGVLDLIPTAKISVVGLQRDEETLKPVSYFEKFVDSMEERPALIIDPMLATGGSMVATIDLLKEKGCRHIKALVLVAAPEGVKLVNEAHPDVTIYTAALDSHLNEHGYIIPGLGDAGDKIFGTR is encoded by the coding sequence ATGAACATTACCATCATCGATCATCCCCTGGTCAAACACAAACTTACCTTAATGCGCGAAGCCGAGTGCAGCACATACAAATTCCGCACCCTCACCACCGAGCTGGCACGACTGATGGCCTACGAAGCAAGCCGTGATTTTGCTACCGAAAAATATATTATCGACGGCTGGTGCGGCGAAATCGAAGGTGAACGCATCAAAGGCAAAACGTTGACCGTCGTACCGATTCTGCGCGCCGGCTTAGGCATGCTGGACGGCGTATTGGATTTGATTCCGACTGCAAAAATCAGCGTTGTCGGCCTGCAGCGCGACGAAGAAACATTAAAACCCGTTTCTTATTTCGAAAAATTCGTCGACAGCATGGAAGAACGTCCTGCCCTGATTATCGACCCCATGCTTGCTACCGGCGGCTCAATGGTTGCAACCATCGACCTTTTGAAAGAAAAAGGCTGCCGCCACATCAAAGCTTTGGTTTTGGTTGCCGCTCCCGAAGGCGTGAAACTGGTTAACGAAGCCCACCCCGACGTAACCATCTACACCGCTGCGCTGGACAGCCACCTCAACGAACACGGCTATATCATTCCCGGCCTCGGCGATGCCGGCGACAAAATTTTCGGCACCCGTTAA
- a CDS encoding DUF2322 family protein: MNFQDNLAAMPDIGHLSGLDVCSSDGQTIHHIPAAPGKLGSLKLYNALAQEFDGRLDAAAAAKGIDLFAEHVADARANPGKHPNIDLLFRVQNENMNLKLVPIQH; encoded by the coding sequence ATGAACTTTCAAGACAATCTCGCCGCCATGCCCGATATCGGCCACTTGAGCGGCTTGGACGTATGCAGTTCAGACGGCCAAACCATCCACCATATTCCCGCCGCGCCCGGCAAATTAGGCTCGCTCAAACTGTATAACGCGCTGGCCCAAGAATTTGACGGCCGACTCGATGCCGCAGCCGCTGCCAAAGGCATCGATCTGTTTGCCGAACATGTTGCCGATGCCCGAGCCAATCCCGGCAAACATCCGAATATCGATTTACTGTTCCGTGTCCAAAACGAAAACATGAATCTGAAGCTGGTTCCAATCCAACACTAA